A segment of the Nostoc sp. TCL26-01 genome:
AGTTAAACATAAAGTCAATTGCTCAGTTAGTTTTACAATAGGACACTATTAAGTTTTTTAAAAGATTGGGGTGCTTGTGTGATTCAAAGAAGTGGCGACCATCCAGGTTCTACTGAACAAAGTACTAGTGGGTCAAACCCCCCAAGAAAACTCCATAATATTGGATCTAATCATGTCTTGGGCAGGCAAAATCTGCAAGATTATACCCAAGGCTTATCTAAAGAAGATTTTCTGTTGACAGAAAATAAAGAGACTACTGCTTGGCTAAATACAGAGATCAATTCTTGTTGTAACTCACCAATCTCTAGAACCTTACAAGCTAAATTTTCTCAAGTGAATGGCTTTGATTTAGAAGCGCCAAAAGTTTTAATAGTTGATGACCATACTGCTAGTCGGATGACAGCTGTTGCTCTGTTAGCAATGGAAGGGTATACAGTTATCGAAGCAGATAGTGGTTCTTCAGCTGTGAAATTAGTTCAACAACAACAACCTGATCTAATTTTACTAGACGTAATGATGCCCGAAATGGATGGGTTTGAAGTATGTGAGTTACTCAAAAAAGATGAACATACCAGACTCATTCCTGTAATTTTTATCACAGCTTTAAATGATCGGCGATCGCGCATTCGTGGTATCGAAGTAGGAGCTGATGATTTTTTAACCAAACCCTTTGATCGAGTAGAATTAGTGGCCCGCGTCAAATCTTTGGTGCAGCAAAAACTTTTAAATGAAGACTTAGACCATGCTGCACAAGTACTATTTTCGATAGCGAGTACAATTGAAAGTCGAGACCCCAATACAGGTGATCACTGCGAAAGGCTAGTGAGTTTGGGACAAGCTTTTGGCGAATACCTCAACCTTTCACGACAACAAATTCGGGATTTGCGGTGGGGTAGTTACCTTCATGACATTGGTAAAGTGGGTATTCCCGATGCAGTCTTGCTAAAAAAGGGCAAACTCACTCCCGAAGATTGGGAAATCATGAAGCAACACGTTTTAATTGGAGAAAAAATCTGTAAACCACTACGGAGTATGCAAAGTGTAATTCCCATTATTCGCCATCACCATGAACGCTGGGATGGTTCGGGCTACCCTGATCAACTCAAGGGAGGCGAAATTCCCTACTTGGCACAAGTATTCCAGATAATCGATATCTATGATGCCCTGACGAGCGATCGCCCCTACAAAAGAGCATTTACCATAGAAGAAGCATTATGTATCATGCTAGACGAAACCGAGTCAGGCTGGCGTAACCCTCAACTCATGCAACAATTCGCCGAGTTTATTCTCTCCCGACACCAACGGTGAGAGTGCTGAGTGAGGGAGTGAGTAAGAATTGCTAATGACTATTGACTATTGACTATTGACTATTGACCATTGACTATTGACTATTGACCAATGACTAATGACTCTTCATTCATTAGCTGGTATGATTTGAGCCTAAATCTTAAAGTACCAAGCGCAAAAAGCGCTACTCACTGAAAGCTGATAGCTAATTATGGTAGTCGTAGCAATACTCGCAGCAGGACGCGGCACAAGAATGAAATCAGACCTACCCAAAGTTTTACACTCTTTGGGGGGGCGATCAATAGTTGAGAGAGTTATTGCCAGTGTAGAACCGCTTTCACCTTCACGGCGGATAGTGATTGTTGGGTATCAAGCTGAAGAAGTGAAAACAGCTCTCCAGTCTTCTAGTTTAGAGTTTGTGGAACAGACTGTGCAATTAGGAACAGGTCACGCCATCCAACAATTGCTACCTCATCTTGAGGGCTATGGGGGGGATTTGCTAGTACTCAATGGAGATGTCCCACTATTACGCACACAAACGTTAGAAAAGCTATTACAAACACATCAAACATATCAAAACGCTGCCACCATCCTGACATCTCACCTACCCAACCCCAAAGGTTATGGACGGGTGTTTTGTAATGGCGACAATATTGTCCAGCAAATTATCGAAGACAAAGACTGTTCTCCAGCACAAAAGCAAAACCACCGCATTAATGCTGGGATTTATTGTTTCCGTTGGGAAAATTTAGCCCAAGTACTACCCCATTTACAAGCAAATAATGCTCAGAAGGAATATTATCTCACGGATGCCGTGACTCAAGTCGGTCGAGTGATGGCAGTAGATGTAGAAGATGAGCAAGAAATCTTGGGTATCAACGATCGCCTACAACTAGCTACAGCCTATGAAATTTTGCAAGCACGAGTCAAAGAAAAATGGATGATGGCTGGTGTCACTCTCATAGATCCCCAGAGTATTACTATTGATGACACCGTAGAATTACAGCCAGATGTGATTATTGAACCTCAAACTCACCTCCGGGGTAATACATTCATTCATTCAGGGAGTCGCATCGGCCCAGGAAGTTTAATTGAAAATAGTCATTTGGGTGCAAATGTCACAGCTTTATATTCTGTAGTTTCAGATAGCACTATTCAAACAGGAACTAGAATTGGCCCCTATGCTCACCTACGTGGTCATGCTCAAGTTGGTGCTAATTGTCGTATCGGTAATTTTGTCGAGCTAAAAAATACTCAGTTAGGCGATCGCACTAATGCAGCGCATTTATCCTACTTAGGTGATGCAACTGTCGGTACTCAAGTGAATATCGGTGCAGGGACAATCACCGCCAACTACGACGGCGTGAAAAAACACCCCACAAAAATAGGCGATCGGACTAGTACAGGTGCGAATACAGTCCTAGTCGCCCCAGTTACTCTGGGTGATGATGTCTATGTCGCCGCAGGTTCAACCATTACAGATGATGTTCCTAATGATTGTTTGGTGATTGCCCGTGAACGTCAAGTGATCAAATCAGGGTGGAGGAAGAATAGAGAGTAGAATCACTCATCACTCATCCTCACATAACCCACTTCCGTACCTTCAGGAAGTTCCAAGGTATCACCGATTTTTTCGCCGTCATGGAAGGCGGCGAGGATCACTTGGCAGGTTTTGCCCCAAGCGATCGCTCCATTGGCATCTATGGCGATCGCTCCGAAATCTCTTTTGTTGTCATCTGCTTCAGCAAAAGAGCGCTGCATTGCCGCTTGCAAGGACATTCCATCGGTAACTCTGACTACAACCTTGGCGGCTAGACACTCATCAATAATATCTTCACCGATCCCTGTGCAGCTAACGGCAGCATAGTTGGTAGCATAATTACCTGCTGGCATGGCTGAATCACTGACTCTTCCAATACGCTCAAAGCCTTTGCCACCCGTAGAAGTACCAGCAGCCAATTTTCCATAAGCATCCAAAGCTACCACACCAATCGTGCCGCGTCCAGCACTACTAGTTTCCAACAATTCTGGTTCTGCTACCACCCCAGCCATCGTTCTTTTAAAGTTATCCTGACGCTCTTGTATCCATTCGTGTAACCGCAAATCAGTCAGCGCATTGTAACTAGGGATTTGCATTTCCCTAGCTAATTCAGCCGCACCATAATCTGACAGCACCCTGTCGGGGGAATTTTGTAAAAATTGCGCTAACTCAATCGGATTTTTGACCCGTGAAATATTAATCACACCACTAAAGCGCCCTAACGCACCATCCATGATAGAAGCACTCATACGGATTTGCCCATCAGATTGCAGCACCGAACCAGTACCAGCATTAAACCGGGGTTCATCTTCTAATAGTTGACAACCCCGCACCACAGCTACAGAAGCATTGACTCCCGACAATAATAGGGCGTAGACTTCCTCTACTACTGTATGGAGCGCTTGGCGTACTGCCTCTAATCCTCCTTTACCTTGGAGAGAACTACCAGCTCCTCCATGAATAATTAGTTTTGGTTGCACCTGTAACTTCATCTATACTTTGCGCTATTTGCGTCTTAGTTGCGATTTAAAAATTTCTGTTGGTATTAGTTCCAAGTTATTATTTTTACTTAGAACTCATGACTCGTTACTCAGCACTTAATTCGTTTTAGCCTCAGAACGGCGACGGCGACAACGTTCTGAGCAATATTTCACCTCATCCCAGCAATCTTTCCATTTCTTCCGCCAAGTGAAGGGACGTTGACATACCGGACAAATTTTTGTAGGCAAGTCAGATTTAGAAGGGGTACTTCCCATATCAATCAGAGTGCAGACTAAGGCTAAATTTCCCAGAAATATAGAAGATGATTATATCTGAATTGCTACAAATGGAGGATACATTGAAGAAGAATTCAGGAGTCAGGAGTTAGGAGTCAGAATTCAGGAGTCAGAATCGCTTACATAATAATTAATACAGCTTTCGCATCTCTCTATAGAGAGATTTTAAATGTAGAGACGTAGCATTGCTACGTCTCTACTAAAATATCGAAGTATTGTTGAAGAGAGGTTGAGCAAACTCGCGTTAGAATAAGATAGTAGCCGCTAGTAAGTGCTACTACTGTGCTAAGAGACTTCCAGAAAATAAAATATTCAATGGGTGAAAGCAAATCTGATCATGGGATTTTCCCCCCTGCTTCCCCTGCTTCCCCTGCTCTTTATCTTTAGAGATGCTCCTTGATGACTAGATATAATACATGGGACTTTGTTGAGCGCGGGTTTCGCGTTCTTGACATAAATCCTGGAGTGTGTAGTTCTTGAGAACCTCTATAGAAGCGGTGTTGGCTTGCTCCCAAACTTCATACACTAGAGTTTTTTCTAGCGTGAGAGGCTGAGAAACATCTTTTTCTTTTTTCTCACCTTCTACTAAAGTGACAATCTCTAGTAAGGTAATCTGCCAAGGTTCACGAAGCAAAACAAAACCTCCCTTAGAGCCACGTTGACTTTGTACCACACCAGCACGCCGCAGGTTGGTCAAAATTTGTTCTAAATAGCGCTCTGGTATGGGTTGCTTGGCAGTAATTTCACTCATGGTGAGAGGAACTTTTTTGCTATGGTGGCTTGCTAGTTCCAAGAGTGCCAGCAGCGCGTACTCCACTTTGGAGGAAAGATCCAGGAGAGTGTAGTTTTGGCTATTCAAGTTTTTACTCTTTGTAATACGGTTAGTTGATAGATTTATCGCATTTTTATGCGAAATTAATTCTTTCTCAGTCTTGGGATGTGATAATATCCCTCTTATCTAGCCAAAAAGAACAAAAGTCTATCGAGTTACCGTACTTTATCTTACCAAATTCTTCACAATTACTCTATTTTTTGCGGAGAGTTATTTTTTTTCCTGCCTCGCCTAGCAACTACGATGTCAAATTGAGTATGCTACTAACCGATTTGCGAACCATTTATGAGCGTGACCCAGCTGCTCGTAACTTGCTGGAAGTTTTGTTCTGTTATCCTGGGCTACAAGCGCTACTATTACACCGTCTAGCACATTGGCTCTATCAAATGGGTGTTCCCTTCGTACCACGGTTGATTTCCCATATTAGTCGGTTTTTGACTGGTATTGAAATCCATCCAGGAGCGAGTATTGGTGAAGGTGTATTTATCGATCACGGTATGGGAGTAGTGATTGGTGAAACCGCGATTGTGGGTGATTATGCTTTAATTTATCAGGGTGTTACCTTGGGGGGTACTGGTAAAGAAACAGGTAAACGCCATCCGACTTTGGGCGCTCATGTAGTGGTAGGTGCAGGTGCAAAAGTTTTGGGCAATATTGTCATTGGCGATCGCGTCCGCATTGGTGCTGGTTCGGTAATACTGCGAGATGTTCCCAGCAACACAACTGTCGTGGGGATTCCCGGACGAGTAATTCGTGACAACAACTCAAATAACAATGCACTAGCGCATGGAAAAGTGCGTGATGTGGAAGCAGAGGTAATCCGCGCTCTTTTTGAGAGAGTAAAAGCTCTAGAAAAACAAATAGATCAGCTGGAAAAACCCACAGATGTATTACCAGTCTTAGTGAGTGACGCAGAAATTTATCCAGAAACTGAGAGTAATTCTGACTTGATGATTGAAGAATTTTTAGATGGTGCGGGGATTTAGTTTAGGGGTGTGGGGATTTGGGGGTGTGGGGATTTAACAAACTCGGCGGGTTTAAGTTTTTGGCTTCAAAAGAGCCGCAAGTTTTGTGGCGGGGTTGCAAACCCCGTGACAAAACTGTAGCGCCGACTTGTTTAACGCGGTGTGCCACTTTCTCTCAAACCTAATCCCCAACCCCTTCCCTACAAGGGAAGGGGAGCAAGATTCAAAGCCTCTCTCCGTTTCGGGGAGAGGTTTGGAGAGGGGTTTTCAGAATAATTCGCACATCGCGTTGTTTAATTTGCTTTCATACTCACAGCATATTGTCTAAATCGCTCCAAATCAGCTTGGATTGTTGATTCCACGGCTCGTCCCAGAAATAAGTTATCCATGATTTTCCCCAGAATACCGGGAATAGCATAGGAAATGGTCATCTTGACGATACTATTACCGTGGCGATCGTAAAAGCGGATAGCGCCTTGGTTAGGCAAGCCATCAATCGATTCCCATTGAATGATTTGATTAGGAATAATTTTCAGAATCCGGGATTTCCAGGTAAATTCTAAACCCCCAGTATTGAGCTTCCAAAGAGATATGTCTGGATTTTCTGGGGGAATTTTGACTGAATCAATCCACTTCATCCACTTGGGCATTTGCTCCAAATCAGACCACAAGCCCCATACTAAATCTATGGGGGCTTCGACTTCTACCTGTACGCTATGCTCTAGCCAGTTAGACATTCTGTTTTAGATTTGAGATTTGATTAGATTACCAGTTCTGACTCTATTTTTTAATATTTTCGAGGATGACTTTGGCTGCTTGTCTTCCCGAAATTGTTGCTCCTTCCATACTGTCGATGTAGTCTTGCTGAGTATAACTACCAGCTAGGAAGAAATTAGCCACAGGAGTCTTTTGACTAGGACGATAAGCATCCATACCTGGTGCTTCTCGGTATAGGGATTGAGCGAGTTTTACCACACTGTACCAAGTCATATTCAGTTCCCGTGATGAGGGGAACAATTCATGAACTTGCTTGAGGACGTGTTGAGCGATCGCTTCGTTACTTTCTTTAATAAATGGATCTCCCGGTGTCAGCACCAGCTGCAATAAAGATCCTTGTCCTTGACGATAGTAATCACTAGGGCTAGTCAAAGCTAAATCCGCAAAGCAAGAAAAGTCAGCATCAGCAGTATAGAGCAAATTATCTAACCCAGCTGCTTGTTGTAGTTGTTTACGCTTATTTTCAT
Coding sequences within it:
- a CDS encoding two-component system response regulator, with the translated sequence MIQRSGDHPGSTEQSTSGSNPPRKLHNIGSNHVLGRQNLQDYTQGLSKEDFLLTENKETTAWLNTEINSCCNSPISRTLQAKFSQVNGFDLEAPKVLIVDDHTASRMTAVALLAMEGYTVIEADSGSSAVKLVQQQQPDLILLDVMMPEMDGFEVCELLKKDEHTRLIPVIFITALNDRRSRIRGIEVGADDFLTKPFDRVELVARVKSLVQQKLLNEDLDHAAQVLFSIASTIESRDPNTGDHCERLVSLGQAFGEYLNLSRQQIRDLRWGSYLHDIGKVGIPDAVLLKKGKLTPEDWEIMKQHVLIGEKICKPLRSMQSVIPIIRHHHERWDGSGYPDQLKGGEIPYLAQVFQIIDIYDALTSDRPYKRAFTIEEALCIMLDETESGWRNPQLMQQFAEFILSRHQR
- the glmU gene encoding bifunctional UDP-N-acetylglucosamine diphosphorylase/glucosamine-1-phosphate N-acetyltransferase GlmU, with product MVVVAILAAGRGTRMKSDLPKVLHSLGGRSIVERVIASVEPLSPSRRIVIVGYQAEEVKTALQSSSLEFVEQTVQLGTGHAIQQLLPHLEGYGGDLLVLNGDVPLLRTQTLEKLLQTHQTYQNAATILTSHLPNPKGYGRVFCNGDNIVQQIIEDKDCSPAQKQNHRINAGIYCFRWENLAQVLPHLQANNAQKEYYLTDAVTQVGRVMAVDVEDEQEILGINDRLQLATAYEILQARVKEKWMMAGVTLIDPQSITIDDTVELQPDVIIEPQTHLRGNTFIHSGSRIGPGSLIENSHLGANVTALYSVVSDSTIQTGTRIGPYAHLRGHAQVGANCRIGNFVELKNTQLGDRTNAAHLSYLGDATVGTQVNIGAGTITANYDGVKKHPTKIGDRTSTGANTVLVAPVTLGDDVYVAAGSTITDDVPNDCLVIARERQVIKSGWRKNRE
- a CDS encoding isoaspartyl peptidase/L-asparaginase, translated to MKLQVQPKLIIHGGAGSSLQGKGGLEAVRQALHTVVEEVYALLLSGVNASVAVVRGCQLLEDEPRFNAGTGSVLQSDGQIRMSASIMDGALGRFSGVINISRVKNPIELAQFLQNSPDRVLSDYGAAELAREMQIPSYNALTDLRLHEWIQERQDNFKRTMAGVVAEPELLETSSAGRGTIGVVALDAYGKLAAGTSTGGKGFERIGRVSDSAMPAGNYATNYAAVSCTGIGEDIIDECLAAKVVVRVTDGMSLQAAMQRSFAEADDNKRDFGAIAIDANGAIAWGKTCQVILAAFHDGEKIGDTLELPEGTEVGYVRMSDE
- a CDS encoding DUF2256 domain-containing protein is translated as MGSTPSKSDLPTKICPVCQRPFTWRKKWKDCWDEVKYCSERCRRRRSEAKTN
- a CDS encoding Rrf2 family transcriptional regulator encodes the protein MNSQNYTLLDLSSKVEYALLALLELASHHSKKVPLTMSEITAKQPIPERYLEQILTNLRRAGVVQSQRGSKGGFVLLREPWQITLLEIVTLVEGEKKEKDVSQPLTLEKTLVYEVWEQANTASIEVLKNYTLQDLCQERETRAQQSPMYYI
- the cysE gene encoding serine O-acetyltransferase, which produces MLLTDLRTIYERDPAARNLLEVLFCYPGLQALLLHRLAHWLYQMGVPFVPRLISHISRFLTGIEIHPGASIGEGVFIDHGMGVVIGETAIVGDYALIYQGVTLGGTGKETGKRHPTLGAHVVVGAGAKVLGNIVIGDRVRIGAGSVILRDVPSNTTVVGIPGRVIRDNNSNNNALAHGKVRDVEAEVIRALFERVKALEKQIDQLEKPTDVLPVLVSDAEIYPETESNSDLMIEEFLDGAGI
- a CDS encoding SRPBCC family protein translates to MSNWLEHSVQVEVEAPIDLVWGLWSDLEQMPKWMKWIDSVKIPPENPDISLWKLNTGGLEFTWKSRILKIIPNQIIQWESIDGLPNQGAIRFYDRHGNSIVKMTISYAIPGILGKIMDNLFLGRAVESTIQADLERFRQYAVSMKAN